A section of the Pedobacter sp. HDW13 genome encodes:
- a CDS encoding peptidylprolyl isomerase — MSKAIIKTEKGDMTVEFYDNDAPKAVANFKKLAKEGFYDGVTFHRVIPNFVVQGGCPNSKDPATAHLAGTGGPGYKIDCELDGDNQYHDRGVLSMAHAGRNTGGSQFFICHSRTNTAHLDRNHTCFGKVTENVDLVDDIRQGDKILNIEVLED; from the coding sequence ATGAGTAAAGCAATAATAAAAACAGAAAAAGGCGATATGACCGTAGAATTCTACGATAATGATGCGCCAAAAGCCGTTGCAAACTTTAAAAAATTAGCTAAAGAAGGCTTTTATGATGGAGTAACTTTTCACCGTGTAATTCCGAACTTTGTAGTTCAGGGTGGATGTCCGAATTCAAAAGATCCCGCTACTGCACATTTAGCTGGTACTGGTGGCCCTGGTTACAAAATCGATTGCGAATTAGATGGCGATAACCAATATCACGATCGTGGTGTATTATCAATGGCACATGCAGGTCGCAACACAGGTGGTTCGCAATTTTTTATCTGCCACAGCAGAACAAATACTGCACATTTAGACCGTAACCACACTTGTTTTGGTAAAGTAACCGAAAATGTTGATCTTGTTGATGATATTCGTCAGGGAGACA
- a CDS encoding asparagine synthetase B — protein sequence MDEDQKNHLKAYGIAYWTISKQVEVDWLLNYRGGSFLIKYNKAVEDELKIRGVSYEVMADGKVVSLLNEISDPSVNMEMVKLEKTPKIAVYSPKSKLPWDDAVTLVLTYAEIPYDVIYDDDILQDKLSKYDWLHLHHEDFTGQYGRFWANFRYATWYQEDVKNQETLAKRMGYKKVSEMKLAVAKHIKEYCAGGGFLFAMCSGTDSFDIALAAEGVDICAQMFDGDAADPNAQAKLDFNKTLAFQNFRLDNNPMNYEFSDIDATQTRTLNQTNDYFTLFDFSAKWDLVPTMLTQDHDKVIKGFMGQTTAFKKSLVKTSVTVLGENKGAAEVRYLHGEIGKGQFTFYGGHDPEDYQHAVGDPPTDLNLHPNSPGYRLILNNVLFPAAKKKPQKT from the coding sequence ATGGATGAAGACCAAAAAAACCACCTTAAAGCATACGGCATTGCCTATTGGACCATTAGCAAACAAGTTGAGGTAGACTGGCTGTTAAATTACCGCGGAGGTAGCTTTCTCATTAAATACAATAAGGCGGTAGAAGATGAACTTAAAATAAGAGGAGTATCGTACGAGGTTATGGCCGATGGTAAAGTGGTTAGCTTATTAAACGAAATCAGCGATCCTTCGGTAAACATGGAAATGGTAAAGCTGGAGAAAACGCCAAAAATTGCCGTTTACTCGCCTAAAAGCAAATTGCCCTGGGATGATGCCGTTACCTTGGTTTTAACTTATGCCGAAATTCCGTACGATGTAATATACGATGACGATATTTTGCAGGATAAACTAAGTAAATATGATTGGCTCCACCTACACCATGAAGATTTTACTGGTCAGTACGGCCGGTTCTGGGCCAATTTCAGGTATGCTACCTGGTACCAGGAAGATGTAAAAAACCAGGAGACATTGGCCAAACGCATGGGTTATAAAAAGGTATCGGAAATGAAACTGGCCGTGGCCAAACACATTAAAGAGTATTGCGCTGGTGGGGGCTTCTTATTTGCCATGTGCTCGGGCACCGATAGTTTTGATATTGCCCTTGCAGCCGAAGGTGTGGATATTTGTGCCCAGATGTTTGATGGTGATGCGGCCGATCCGAATGCCCAAGCTAAGCTTGATTTTAATAAAACACTGGCTTTCCAGAATTTCAGGCTTGATAATAACCCCATGAATTACGAGTTTTCGGATATCGACGCCACTCAAACCCGCACACTTAACCAAACCAACGATTATTTTACGCTTTTCGATTTTTCGGCCAAATGGGACCTGGTACCAACCATGCTTACGCAAGACCACGATAAGGTAATTAAAGGTTTTATGGGGCAAACCACAGCATTTAAAAAAAGTCTTGTTAAAACGAGTGTAACGGTTTTAGGCGAAAACAAAGGTGCGGCTGAAGTACGCTACCTGCATGGCGAAATTGGTAAAGGGCAGTTTACTTTTTATGGCGGCCACGATCCGGAAGATTATCAGCATGCAGTAGGTGATCCGCCAACCGATTTAAACCTGCACCCTAATTCACCGGGCTATCGCCTCATTTTAAATAACGTACTTTTTCCTGCAGCCAAAAAGAAACCTCAAAAAACATAA
- a CDS encoding porin family protein → MKKLLLSASVILLATGAFAQSTTGTTSRFGIKAGVNLAKIHSSGDNESIYNDNAKNNVGYNVTAFGDFGVANNFFIQPGISLQNKGVKFEGTSSATIGATTTTTTSSVKTNVMAIEVPVNAVFNIPTGDAGAVQISAGPYIGFNISGKNKGNTTTTTVNNNTNSSVTSTSSNDRDLSFGSANDKDQSSTDFGANFGLSYRTSSGFLVGANYGLGLSDLTPKDRQANSNKFTNRVLGFTVGYSF, encoded by the coding sequence ATGAAAAAGTTATTATTAAGTGCATCAGTTATTTTATTAGCAACAGGTGCTTTCGCACAATCGACTACGGGTACTACTTCAAGATTTGGTATTAAAGCCGGAGTTAACTTAGCTAAAATTCATTCAAGTGGAGATAATGAATCTATCTACAATGACAATGCTAAAAACAATGTTGGCTATAATGTTACCGCTTTTGGAGATTTTGGTGTGGCTAACAACTTTTTTATCCAGCCCGGAATTTCATTGCAAAATAAAGGTGTAAAATTCGAAGGCACCAGTTCTGCAACTATAGGAGCTACGACTACAACTACTACATCATCAGTAAAAACGAATGTAATGGCTATTGAAGTACCGGTTAATGCGGTATTTAATATTCCAACCGGCGATGCTGGTGCAGTGCAAATTAGTGCCGGTCCGTATATTGGGTTTAACATTTCTGGTAAAAACAAAGGAAATACCACCACTACTACGGTAAATAACAACACCAACTCGAGTGTAACCAGTACCAGTAGTAATGACAGGGATTTAAGTTTTGGTAGTGCAAACGATAAAGATCAGAGCTCTACGGATTTTGGCGCAAACTTTGGTCTGTCTTACCGTACCTCATCTGGTTTCTTAGTGGGTGCCAATTATGGTTTAGGTTTATCTGATTTAACTCCAAAAGACAGACAAGCTAACAGCAATAAATTTACCAATCGCGTGTTAGGATTTACAGTAGGTTATTCTTTCTAA
- a CDS encoding putative porin, whose product MGINKAFAQDLKTSVGTNKELDSVRKKLDGGKDSVVFTAKYIRFTKLSLTKDSIVLLPLDTSTTNIQNYSPLLQPTHPTISNGNMGLSARPLLFEPSKRIGFDVGFHSLDYYALTPEDIIYYQARTPFTSLYFVSAGQKEQLFRAIHTQNIKRNWNVGVNFNRGDSKGFYARQRGDNLNVAVFSWYQSPSKRYNMWASAIFNTMRGYENGSVTSAKQIFNPDYSTISREAEPVNLSSARNIYKKNTLFLKQTYYVGRIDTSANANNAVLPTNKLTHTFEYNTNTYDFLKNETDVNNVLPPGIASTTFTNDSTRVLHVKNEFIYSFFLRPKNSSVIKNELKVDAGIRHDYYKHEFLGLKLDGTSYEQSRAYYQNITVLGAAGYRFSSNVDFNLDLQQILQGENAGDYLYEAKSKILLGKTIGRIELGAYAQNQSPSAIYDYYHGNHYKWTNNDFKNTKILNLSFNYINDKYDLTAGAKYFLTSNYLYFAADHSNGTTAILPKQATADISLIRIDVLKKWRFGKFALENYVAYQKTDKNAVLRTPEIYTYNSIYFNNTFFKVLKANIGFDVRYNSEYGNYLYSPATAQFYIDEDNPVNLQSKPIVDVFFKANLKRANIFVKYDFVNQGLFQKGYFTVNRYPMQDALLKFGVSWNFYD is encoded by the coding sequence ATGGGCATCAACAAAGCCTTTGCACAAGATTTAAAAACAAGTGTTGGTACCAATAAAGAACTCGATTCGGTTAGAAAAAAGCTGGATGGAGGCAAGGATTCGGTAGTTTTTACGGCTAAATACATCCGCTTTACCAAGCTATCTTTAACCAAAGATAGTATTGTGCTGCTGCCGCTCGATACCTCTACTACCAATATTCAGAATTATAGTCCGCTTTTGCAACCTACACACCCCACCATCAGCAATGGTAATATGGGGCTTTCGGCCAGACCTTTGTTATTTGAACCGAGCAAGCGTATTGGTTTTGATGTGGGCTTCCACTCGCTCGATTATTATGCCTTAACGCCCGAAGATATTATTTACTATCAGGCTCGAACGCCTTTTACAAGCTTATATTTTGTAAGCGCGGGTCAAAAGGAGCAGCTTTTCAGGGCTATTCATACTCAAAATATTAAGCGAAACTGGAATGTTGGAGTGAATTTTAACCGTGGCGACTCCAAGGGTTTTTATGCAAGGCAGCGTGGCGATAACTTAAATGTAGCAGTGTTTTCGTGGTATCAATCGCCAAGCAAGCGTTATAATATGTGGGCTTCGGCAATTTTCAATACCATGCGTGGCTACGAGAATGGATCGGTAACTTCGGCCAAACAGATATTTAATCCCGATTATTCAACCATTAGCAGGGAGGCCGAACCAGTAAATCTGTCATCAGCCAGGAATATCTATAAGAAAAATACCTTGTTTTTAAAGCAGACTTATTACGTGGGCCGTATCGATACCTCAGCCAATGCTAATAATGCGGTTTTACCAACCAATAAGCTTACCCATACTTTTGAATACAATACCAATACCTACGATTTTTTAAAGAACGAAACCGATGTAAACAATGTGCTGCCTCCGGGAATTGCCAGTACTACCTTTACCAACGATTCGACCCGTGTGTTGCATGTTAAAAATGAGTTTATTTACAGTTTCTTTTTACGGCCTAAAAACTCGTCGGTAATTAAAAATGAGCTAAAGGTAGATGCAGGGATCAGGCACGATTATTACAAACATGAATTTCTGGGACTTAAATTAGATGGTACCAGCTACGAGCAAAGTAGGGCTTATTACCAGAATATTACGGTTTTGGGTGCTGCGGGTTACCGATTCTCCAGCAATGTCGATTTTAATTTAGACTTACAGCAAATCCTGCAAGGCGAAAATGCCGGCGATTATCTGTATGAGGCAAAAAGTAAAATCCTTTTGGGTAAAACTATTGGCCGGATAGAACTGGGAGCTTATGCACAAAACCAGAGCCCATCGGCGATTTACGATTATTACCATGGTAACCACTACAAATGGACAAATAACGATTTTAAAAACACCAAAATCCTGAACCTGTCTTTTAATTATATAAACGATAAATATGACCTTACCGCAGGGGCAAAATATTTCTTAACCAGTAATTATCTTTATTTTGCTGCCGACCACAGTAACGGTACAACGGCTATCCTACCCAAACAGGCCACAGCAGATATCAGCTTAATCAGGATTGATGTATTAAAGAAATGGCGCTTTGGTAAGTTTGCATTAGAAAACTACGTAGCCTACCAAAAAACCGATAAAAATGCTGTTTTAAGAACACCAGAAATTTACACCTATAACAGCATTTATTTCAATAATACCTTTTTTAAAGTGTTGAAGGCAAATATCGGCTTCGATGTTCGCTACAATTCAGAATACGGAAATTATTTGTATTCGCCGGCTACTGCACAGTTTTATATCGATGAGGATAATCCGGTTAATTTACAGTCGAAACCAATTGTCGATGTCTTTTTTAAAGCAAATTTAAAAAGGGCCAATATCTTTGTTAAATATGATTTCGTAAACCAGGGCCTTTTCCAAAAGGGGTACTTTACAGTAAACCGCTACCCGATGCAGGATGCCCTGTTGAAATTTGGTGTTAGTTGGAATTTTTACGATTAG
- a CDS encoding purine-nucleoside phosphorylase encodes MLRAIEETVEYIKRKTENFKPEIGIVLGTGLGGLVKDIEVEHQLMYSNIPNFPISTLEFHSGKLIFGTLNGKKIVAMQGRLHYYEGYSMQQITFPVRVMKGLGIENLIVSNAAGSLNPEFKKGDLMIIEDHINLQPDNPLRGLIESELGPRFPDMSQPYKRSIIAKALEIAKNVDVKCHKGVYVAVSGPNLETKAEYKYLRLIGADAVGMSTVPEVIVANHAGLPVFAISVLTDEGFPEDLQPFNLDEILEAAAKAEPKMTEILTRLIAEL; translated from the coding sequence ATGTTAAGAGCAATAGAAGAAACCGTTGAATATATAAAACGTAAAACAGAGAATTTTAAACCAGAAATAGGTATTGTTTTAGGTACAGGGCTTGGCGGGCTGGTTAAAGATATCGAAGTCGAGCACCAGCTTATGTATTCTAATATCCCGAATTTCCCGATTTCTACGCTTGAATTTCATAGCGGAAAACTCATTTTCGGGACTTTAAACGGAAAAAAAATTGTGGCTATGCAGGGGCGTTTGCACTATTACGAAGGTTATAGTATGCAGCAAATTACTTTTCCGGTGCGTGTAATGAAAGGTTTGGGCATCGAAAACCTGATTGTTTCTAACGCTGCGGGTTCTTTAAACCCAGAGTTTAAAAAAGGTGATTTAATGATTATTGAAGATCATATTAACCTGCAACCCGATAATCCATTAAGAGGCTTAATTGAAAGCGAACTTGGACCGCGTTTTCCGGATATGAGCCAGCCATATAAACGTTCTATTATTGCCAAAGCTTTAGAAATAGCCAAAAATGTTGATGTAAAATGCCATAAAGGTGTTTATGTAGCCGTTTCTGGTCCTAATTTAGAAACCAAGGCTGAGTATAAATACCTGCGTTTAATTGGCGCCGATGCAGTGGGCATGAGTACAGTGCCCGAAGTTATTGTGGCTAACCATGCCGGTTTACCTGTTTTTGCCATTTCGGTATTAACGGATGAGGGATTTCCGGAAGATTTACAACCTTTTAACCTTGACGAAATTTTAGAGGCTGCAGCAAAGGCGGAGCCTAAAATGACCGAAATTTTAACCCGCTTAATTGCCGAACTATAA
- the lpxK gene encoding tetraacyldisaccharide 4'-kinase codes for MAVILRKKLYDWGIMRSVSFDLPVICVGNLAVGGSGKTPTTEYLVRLLANYKVAILSRGYGRKTKGFILADADATAETIGDEPLQYYQKFKEVTVAVCEDRVAGVRQLQNDHDVIILDDAFQHRAIRAGFNILLFEFRKLGILQFLLPAGNLRDVFASRTRADVLLVTKSPVPLLHVAQQASVNELQPNNNQPVLHAYLKYGQLQHLYREESRPLESVKDYEVFLLTGIANPEPLIEELQKYTQSIKHEAFRDHYAFKHTDLSKLKTAFEAGIKKEKIIITTEKDSKRLRATGFEDLLVNLPVYYLPIEVELFEEDKIIFDELILNYVKSNRRNR; via the coding sequence ATGGCTGTTATTCTCCGGAAAAAGCTATACGATTGGGGGATCATGCGCAGCGTATCATTCGATCTGCCAGTAATTTGTGTTGGTAACCTGGCTGTTGGTGGTTCTGGAAAAACACCTACAACCGAATATTTGGTGAGGTTGCTGGCCAATTATAAAGTTGCTATTTTAAGCAGGGGATATGGACGTAAAACCAAAGGCTTTATCCTGGCCGATGCCGATGCTACAGCCGAAACAATAGGCGACGAGCCATTGCAGTACTATCAAAAATTTAAGGAAGTTACGGTAGCCGTTTGCGAAGATCGGGTGGCTGGAGTAAGGCAATTGCAAAACGATCACGATGTAATTATTCTGGATGATGCTTTTCAACACCGGGCAATAAGAGCAGGTTTTAATATTCTGCTTTTCGAGTTCAGAAAACTGGGCATTTTACAGTTTTTATTGCCTGCAGGAAATTTAAGGGATGTTTTTGCTTCGCGCACAAGGGCCGATGTGCTTTTGGTTACCAAGTCGCCGGTGCCTTTGCTACATGTGGCGCAACAGGCATCTGTAAACGAATTACAGCCCAACAATAACCAGCCGGTCTTGCATGCTTATTTAAAGTATGGTCAGCTACAACACCTGTACCGGGAAGAAAGCAGGCCGCTTGAATCGGTTAAAGATTATGAAGTTTTCCTGCTAACAGGAATTGCCAATCCAGAACCCTTAATAGAAGAGCTCCAGAAATATACCCAAAGCATTAAACACGAAGCGTTCAGAGATCATTATGCCTTTAAGCATACCGATCTCAGCAAGCTAAAAACGGCTTTTGAAGCAGGAATAAAAAAAGAAAAAATCATCATCACAACAGAAAAGGATAGCAAACGTTTAAGAGCTACCGGATTTGAAGATTTACTGGTAAATTTACCCGTATATTATTTACCCATTGAGGTTGAATTATTTGAAGAAGATAAGATTATCTTTGACGAACTCATTTTAAATTATGTTAAGAGCAATAGAAGAAACCGTTGA
- a CDS encoding sterol desaturase family protein has translation MSPNKRLVVGQGQISGYISIFLAVLALLGILCFHYPEKLTTPEFREVYTKDSMEVLMLGGVIASFFFSALSIVLSKKLKWAWPGFLLAALAVLLGAVTVEGRDVAKSNWHFGLDWMILDLLLMVAIFVPLELFFPKNTNQTKFHEEWRTDLTYFVISHLFIQFFGIVTQKPAVLFFGWLGLDKIHTWVQGLPFAVALFLAFLSTDLFQYWAHRFFHTRVSLWRFHSIHHSTQNMDWLAGSRTHFIDIFFTRAMTFIPLYILGFSSTVFNVYIIFIAIHAVLIHANTRINFGPLKYIFTTPQYHHWHHCEDPKYYGHNFASIFPFIDMLFGTYYLPGKEWPAGTGVHEAAYPKGFVKQTIYPFTKSPFDTDLNMEERSDR, from the coding sequence ATGTCTCCAAATAAACGCTTAGTAGTTGGTCAGGGTCAGATTAGTGGCTATATTTCTATATTTTTAGCTGTTCTGGCTTTACTGGGTATCCTCTGTTTTCATTATCCCGAGAAACTTACCACACCCGAATTCCGTGAGGTTTACACGAAAGACAGTATGGAGGTTTTAATGTTGGGCGGGGTAATTGCGTCTTTCTTCTTTTCGGCGTTAAGTATTGTTTTAAGCAAAAAATTAAAGTGGGCCTGGCCAGGTTTTTTATTGGCTGCACTTGCTGTATTATTGGGCGCTGTAACCGTTGAAGGTAGAGATGTTGCCAAATCGAACTGGCATTTTGGTTTAGACTGGATGATTTTAGATTTACTCTTAATGGTAGCCATTTTTGTCCCGCTGGAGTTGTTTTTCCCGAAAAATACCAATCAGACCAAATTCCATGAAGAGTGGCGTACCGATTTAACCTATTTTGTAATCAGCCATCTATTTATCCAGTTTTTTGGCATTGTTACGCAAAAACCTGCGGTGTTGTTTTTTGGCTGGTTGGGTTTAGATAAAATCCATACCTGGGTGCAAGGCCTACCTTTTGCCGTAGCGCTTTTTCTCGCTTTCCTCAGCACCGATTTATTTCAATATTGGGCGCACCGCTTTTTTCATACTAGGGTGTCTCTATGGCGTTTTCATTCAATACATCATTCTACACAGAATATGGATTGGCTGGCCGGAAGCCGCACGCATTTTATCGATATCTTTTTTACCCGTGCCATGACTTTTATTCCCTTATATATACTGGGGTTTTCGTCAACGGTATTTAATGTTTACATCATTTTTATTGCCATTCATGCAGTTTTAATCCACGCCAATACTCGGATTAATTTTGGGCCGTTGAAATACATCTTCACCACACCACAATACCATCACTGGCACCATTGCGAAGACCCTAAATATTATGGACATAATTTCGCATCGATATTTCCATTTATTGATATGCTGTTCGGCACCTATTATTTACCTGGAAAGGAATGGCCTGCCGGAACAGGCGTGCACGAAGCTGCTTACCCAAAAGGATTTGTGAAACAAACCATTTATCCATTTACCAAAAGCCCTTTCGATACTGATCTGAATATGGAAGAGCGGAGCGATAGGTAA
- a CDS encoding efflux RND transporter permease subunit, with translation MVTLLPLGTRASIVVMVSIPLSLAIGVVLLSVLGFSLNQLSIVGLVVSLGLLVDDSIVVVENIERWMRDGHSRLDATLKATKQIGMAVMGCTATLIIAFMPLMFLPEASGEFIRSLPVAVICSVIASMLVALTVVPFLSSKLLKPHADANGNIFLRTLQKIIHGSYSKLLDKALAKPILTIVIALAIFVGSIMLIPVIGFSLFPASEKPQFLINISTPLQSNLNYTDSVTKAIERELKKIPEVKYFASNVGKGNPRIYYNVLPQNERTDFSELFVLLQPDIKSDRKIEIIEMLRKKWTPYPGAKVEVKDFEQGQPIISPVEVRLLGDNLDTLRNIGGRVENVLLKTAGTIYVNNPLKNLKSDIKVDINKDKAQALGIPTVNIDRTVRMAVAGLEVGKFINPKSNGDDYNILLTTKRPSYPDLTVFNNLYINNNQGTSIPLLQVASLKLETSPLSINHYNKTRTISVNAFVQKGFLNDKVIQDVEAQMKNLKLPEGYTFEMGGEIESRNQSFGGFGSILLVTLFLFIAVLVLEFKTFKSTLIVLSVIPLGIVGAVLALMVTGNSLSFVATIGIVALAGIEVKNTILLVDFTNQLRSEGMPLNQAIEEAGEIRFLPIILTTFTAIGGLLPIALSSNPLISPLAIVMIGGLISSTLLSRIVTPVVYKLMPPRVEAKEEV, from the coding sequence TTGGTTACACTTTTGCCTCTGGGTACAAGGGCCTCTATTGTGGTGATGGTTTCTATTCCGCTATCGCTGGCTATCGGTGTGGTTTTGCTAAGCGTATTAGGCTTTAGTTTAAATCAACTGAGTATTGTAGGCTTGGTGGTATCGCTGGGCTTATTGGTTGATGATAGTATTGTGGTGGTAGAAAACATTGAACGCTGGATGCGCGATGGTCATAGCCGGCTTGATGCTACGCTGAAAGCAACCAAACAAATTGGTATGGCAGTAATGGGTTGTACGGCCACATTGATTATTGCTTTTATGCCTTTAATGTTTTTACCCGAAGCATCGGGCGAATTTATCAGAAGTTTACCGGTAGCCGTAATTTGTTCGGTTATTGCCTCCATGCTGGTGGCCTTAACAGTGGTTCCCTTTTTATCGAGCAAATTGTTAAAGCCACATGCCGATGCCAATGGCAATATTTTCCTGCGCACTTTACAGAAAATTATCCATGGCTCTTATTCGAAATTGCTGGATAAGGCTTTGGCGAAACCAATTTTAACCATTGTTATAGCCTTGGCTATTTTTGTGGGGTCTATTATGCTTATTCCGGTTATTGGCTTCAGTTTATTCCCGGCCTCAGAAAAACCGCAGTTTTTAATCAATATCTCTACACCGCTGCAATCGAACCTGAATTATACCGATTCGGTTACGAAAGCAATAGAAAGGGAGCTGAAAAAGATTCCTGAAGTAAAGTACTTTGCTTCGAATGTTGGGAAAGGTAATCCCCGGATTTATTACAATGTGTTGCCACAAAATGAAAGAACCGACTTTTCGGAGCTTTTTGTGTTGCTGCAACCCGATATCAAATCCGATCGCAAGATCGAAATTATCGAAATGTTGCGTAAAAAATGGACACCCTATCCGGGTGCAAAAGTAGAAGTTAAAGACTTTGAGCAAGGGCAGCCAATTATTTCGCCTGTTGAGGTGCGTTTGCTGGGAGATAATTTAGATACCTTAAGAAATATTGGTGGACGTGTAGAAAACGTGTTGCTTAAAACCGCCGGAACCATTTATGTAAACAACCCGCTCAAAAATTTAAAATCTGATATTAAAGTCGATATCAATAAAGATAAAGCACAGGCACTGGGCATTCCGACTGTTAATATCGACCGGACTGTACGCATGGCTGTGGCTGGATTGGAAGTAGGAAAATTCATCAATCCAAAATCTAACGGCGATGATTACAATATCCTGCTTACCACTAAACGGCCATCTTATCCAGATTTGACGGTTTTTAATAACCTGTACATCAATAATAATCAGGGTACCTCGATCCCTTTACTTCAGGTGGCTTCGTTAAAGCTCGAAACTTCACCTTTGAGCATTAATCACTACAATAAAACCCGTACCATTTCGGTCAATGCATTTGTGCAGAAAGGTTTTTTGAACGATAAGGTGATTCAGGATGTAGAAGCGCAAATGAAAAACCTGAAACTGCCTGAGGGTTACACCTTTGAAATGGGCGGGGAAATAGAAAGCCGAAACCAGTCGTTTGGTGGTTTTGGCAGCATCTTGCTGGTTACCCTTTTCCTTTTTATTGCTGTGCTGGTGCTGGAGTTTAAAACTTTTAAAAGTACGCTTATTGTACTGTCGGTTATTCCGCTTGGTATTGTGGGGGCTGTACTGGCGCTTATGGTTACTGGTAATTCGTTATCATTTGTGGCTACCATCGGTATTGTGGCTTTGGCGGGTATCGAAGTGAAAAACACCATCTTACTAGTCGATTTTACCAATCAGTTGCGCAGTGAGGGAATGCCTTTAAATCAGGCCATTGAAGAAGCAGGCGAAATCAGATTCCTGCCAATTATCTTAACTACATTCACAGCCATTGGAGGTTTGTTGCCTATCGCACTGTCAAGCAATCCACTTATTTCGCCGCTGGCAATAGTTATGATTGGTGGTTTAATTAGTTCTACTTTGCTATCACGGATTGTTACACCAGTGGTTTATAAATTAATGCCACCGAGGGTAGAGGCGAAAGAAGAGGTTTAG
- a CDS encoding efflux RND transporter permease subunit, with amino-acid sequence MKISEYAVKNYQFTLIMVLMVLALGITTIFNMPRSEDPDMNAPNYPVVVVYPGASPKDMEELVVKPLEKTIYGLDDIKTIKTTIRDGLAVLFVEYKYAVNVDDKYQELVREVNSERANLPQEIYSMEVQKVSPSDVNVLQIALVSENASRDKLKTKAEDLQSELEKIPFLKNVEIMGLPDQLVRVDLNLEKLAQLHIPVTFIVNAIQSEVANIPGGSVNAGTKSFNIKTSGNYQNIDEIKNTVVFSGNGKNTALKDIADVYFDYSQEKDITRLNGHRCVFVVAAQKSGGNITAAQKAYLPVIEKFGKTLPANIDQQLMFDQADNVNSRLGGWEQIS; translated from the coding sequence ATGAAAATATCAGAATACGCTGTAAAAAATTACCAGTTTACCCTGATCATGGTGCTCATGGTTTTGGCGCTGGGTATTACCACAATATTCAATATGCCGCGATCGGAAGATCCCGACATGAATGCGCCAAACTATCCCGTGGTGGTGGTATATCCAGGGGCTAGTCCGAAGGATATGGAGGAATTGGTGGTAAAGCCTCTAGAGAAAACTATTTATGGATTGGACGATATCAAGACCATCAAAACCACCATTCGTGATGGCTTGGCTGTACTTTTTGTAGAGTATAAATATGCCGTAAATGTAGATGATAAATACCAGGAGCTGGTGCGCGAAGTGAACAGTGAGCGGGCAAATCTCCCCCAGGAAATTTACAGCATGGAAGTGCAAAAGGTTTCCCCCTCAGATGTAAATGTTTTGCAGATTGCGTTGGTTTCTGAAAATGCATCGCGCGATAAGCTGAAAACCAAAGCAGAAGATTTGCAGTCAGAACTGGAGAAAATCCCGTTTTTAAAAAATGTAGAAATTATGGGTTTGCCCGATCAGCTGGTGCGGGTAGATTTAAACCTTGAAAAGCTGGCACAACTGCACATTCCGGTTACTTTTATTGTCAATGCTATTCAAAGTGAGGTGGCCAATATTCCTGGTGGAAGCGTAAATGCGGGTACTAAATCATTCAACATTAAAACCAGTGGTAACTATCAGAATATCGATGAAATTAAAAATACGGTTGTTTTTAGCGGTAACGGCAAAAATACGGCTTTAAAAGATATCGCCGATGTGTATTTCGATTATTCGCAGGAAAAAGACATTACCCGTTTAAACGGACACCGCTGCGTTTTTGTAGTGGCTGCACAAAAATCGGGCGGAAACATTACCGCTGCCCAGAAAGCCTATTTGCCGGTAATAGAGAAATTCGGGAAAACCCTGCCAGCCAATATTGATCAGCAGTTAATGTTCGATCAGGCCGATAATGTAAACAGTCGTTTGGGGGGCTGGGAACAGATTTCCTGA